The sequence GTTTCCTTGAATAATATAGTACGCTGCAGGTTTATCTATCACATTTTCCAACTGTAAACAAAAGTAACATGAAATTTGCCAAATATATATTTTGATATGCTGTCTACCACACAGTAGTCTGGAACGAAGTTAACTCTGTCCTTACATACAGGGTCGTATTTCGCTCAAATATCACTAGCAAAGAGAATAAGGAAATCCATGTCCAAGTATACGTTTTCTTATTGAGTAAAACGAACAAGCCTTTGAATGTTACATAGAGTGATAACACCCTGGGATTAATCTTTATTCATCTAAATAGCTTTACTGCAAAGCTAGTTTTATTTTGTGGTCATCTGTTTTTGTATATTACTCGCACTACGTACGCGACTTGGATTGTTGTCTCAAGGTGTAACTTCGTGACAAATTTGACGTTCACAGTACATATCGTCATGGCTTAAAAACGAGGGTTGTAAGTATACTTTTTATAGATTTTCGTTATTAACTTTTTACGGGCGTGATGAACAACTTACATCGTCACGTGGCTTAACAGTATCCATCTCAAACTTGATTGTTTAACGTTTCATTAAGGCTGTTTTATTAAACCCTATTGACTTACTGTGTTTGTTTACGTTACATAACTCAGACAAGAATAAATGACGAAGATGATGAATAAATCAGATGTGAAGTGCTGCAATATTACTTTGTAATTGGGAATTCATCTCGACTTCTAAAATTTGTACAGGTAGCagccctgtatatatatgtatacaagTAACGCTCAGCGTAAATGGCTTGAGAGGGTGAATGGAGTAGTTACAATTTCGCTCAACTGTCTGCACCGGTCTGTGTTACGGAAGTCGATTGAGACGTAGTATCTTGATTCGCAGGCGGAAGAGGAGCGATGAAAAGCAGGCAAAGGGATGTCACAGAGTATCCTTTGTCTTGGTCAGAAAGCGAGCGGTCAGTCTTGAAGCTGAATATGCGCCACTTGTGTTATTTTGGGGCGTGGCCTCTATCGAGGTGTCGATTATATCACGTTTACAGCATCTTTAACTTCGCACTGGGCATCTGGTACGTTAGTGAGGGTTCGACATCCTTCTACTTCCTGTGGGGAGACATGGAGGAAGCAACGCTGGTACTCATAAGTACTTTCAACATCGGGAGCATCGTCGTCAAGATGGCGCTCTTCGTGAGGCGCAGACGGCAGTACTTTGCCCTGGTCCGACGAGTGGACGATCTGATGCTGTTACAGAGCGAACCCTGCTCTCAGGACCCGGTCCTCGGGCACTTGCTGTGGCGCTCCAAGAAGGCCGCGGCGCGCCTCACCACGGCCATGCTGCTGCTCATGGTGTCCCAGTACGTCACGTGGTACCCCATGCCGCTCATCATGAAAGGGGGTCCGCGCCGTTTGCCCCTAGCGCAGCATCCCTGGGACAACAACAGCAATTATTACGAGCTGTCATACGCTGTGCAGTGCATGGCCGGAGCGTGGATGACGCAGATCAGCTTCGGCATCGACTGCCTCTTTGTGTCCATCATGATCCTGGTGGCCGCGCAGATGAAGATCCTCGCGTCGCGCGTGGCCCGTCTGAAGATGCGTGGCGACGGATTTTGGCGCAAGCGGCACGCGATTAGAAGTACCGGAGACAATGTATACAGAGAATTGTATCTCTGTATTGAAACCCATCAACAGCTTCTCAGGTAGGTTGAAAAGCGCCTACTAATTTCAATGAATTTTGCGAAGCTTGTCTTGGTCAACGAACGGAGCACGCACGAGGAATGGACCACGTGGTTATAATACATCAAAATGTACTTAACTCTTAATCTTGATCGCAAGAATAGTTAGTTTCGAACGAGAACAATCTACAGTTTGCACGATGCGAAAACAAAGCCTGATCATTGATTGTCAGTTTTAGGCTACTTATACAAAAAGCATATTACAGTAATAATATTATCGTCACAAATGTCTAAACTGAAAACATTCAAGTTTCTCTGCTGCGCAGGATGATCTGGAACCCCAcctacaaaatttcacgggttgtTTAGGAATATTTTCGAACTAATTTAGTATCAGAAACACGTGGTCTGCTGGGGCTCACTGCTGTAGGGTAGTTGAATTTCCTTTGATAACATCCCCTGCTTATCTTCGTAGGTGCAATGCACTGAAAATATTTTCTCAAGAGAGCAAATGTCGATATTATTGGCTGAGTGTCTTCTTTCGAAACAAATTATTTCGATTAATCTTCGGTAATTGCTGTTGACACCAACAAGGACTAATCAACTCTTCGTCGCCAAGATTGCATTCAGTGTTGCTCATTCCTGTCTCCGATTTGTTTTTTCGGCAGAATTAGTTGCGCTTTAACAGGAGATATACACTCTGCCGTGCTCATGCTGTCAACTTTTTGAACTGCACCTGTAATGGATTTGTTTTGCATTTGTTACGCACTTTATTGTACACTGGCAAAATAGTTTGAAAACACGAGGAAAATGTGTACTTGTTCCGCCTAACGGTTATTGCAATTGTCTGTGCTTTATGTTGTACATTTCGATGATTGCGTATTACAGGCTTTTCCACAATTATGACGGCGTTTTTACTGAAACAATTGTAATTGTGGTATAAATCAGACACACCATACTTACCGTACATTACTTTGAAGCTAGCCGCCAATGGCCATGGGTCGATTACACAAAATTACGCATTCTGTCATTTTATATTTCTTTGTACTTTACCTTTTAACTTGAAATTTTTATTCCGTTAGTTCTATTGGTACTGTACTCAGCGAAACGATGACTACGTTTTCTTGCTTGGTGGTATCTGCATTTGATGCTGCGCCTCATTATGCTCGAATATCCTGTCGTTTTTAATTTTAGCGTAGAGGCAGAGAAACTGAAGGAACTTGTATGGGCAAACCGCATATGGCACGTTACTGTAACAATAACGATTTCATAGATATGTTTCCTATCTATTCTCTATTGTGTAATTCCAATTATTTTACCTCTCATTTTACCTTCTGTTGACACCTAGTAATTAGGTTCCTTTGTCTTTTTTGTCGTTTTTTATAAATCTGAAGATCATGGATGCAGAATCGTGTTTTTGCCAACTAGAGGACAGTAGGGTAGTATGCGTTGTTGCCTTATCTCCCACAACCTTTTAAAATAATTATGGGTCTTACCACCTCTGCAACCTCCTCTAAGTCGCTTGACCTATTCAAGGGCAGCTATCCTATTGGTGGTGCATCATGAATAGTTGCCCCACCTCCTACAACCTTATCAATGATTTATGACCTCCTTTGCCGTACCACCTACCACTTCAAAGTTCGCTGCCCAAGAAAGTTACCTGCATGTACTGTCGTGTAAGTCCACTACTGGGATGTCGGTCCAGTGTAACAACTGGGGGGATTTAAAGAAGATACATTGTTTGACAATTACATATTAAATATTGTATTTAACCATTTAGGAACGTTTGTACCACCGACCACCAGACGTACACCGTACTGCGTACGCTGCCGCGCCGTCCTCCGAGTACAGGGTCTTGCTACAGTGCTCTCACCGTGGGGATAGCGGGTATAACTTCTACAATTTATATAAATCGAGTACCATGCGTTAGTTGCTGCAAATTCTCAGATGTTTGACCTAGTGAATGCACAATATTAATGTCAACCATTCTTTATCGACAGATGCAAAAAGATTTTTTAGCACTCATAATATTGTAGTTTGTACTTCATTCGCTACCAAAACCTATGGAGAGGTGCCAAATGTGATCACATACGTAACATAGATTCCATCCGTTCCATTTAAAGTAAATCGCTTCCACAGACAGGtgtaagtttcatcacctgtactgtaggatgaccatttccaacagactatcaatcacacgagagggtgcctgtattgctccttcataacCGATTTAATGCATTGGTTCTTTTTCGGTTGTAACGTacccaatcagtgtacaccgccatacacttcGTTTTTCCTACCATGACTCAGAGATCCATCtcagctgctgctaaactgacAATATGTTTCGATCATCTGGCTCTCACTGAAAACTGAACGTtgcatggcataaactatacagctaccacGCCACAGGCTGGTTGAAATAAAACACAGACACGTTGTTTCTCATTGAAAAAAATGTGAAAGACATCGcaacatacggaaactggaagagtttttcaGTTCGTAGAGCGCCTCCCACAACTATTCCAAGGtgattacctgtacagttaatctcatcttcccatcgaagGGGTAGTGGATGTCTCGCCGCTTCGTTTAGAAAAGCATTTTTCCTTCATTTTACAGTCaggtacatgattactgttccggtgcTGACCATCGCCggaatgtgctgttcacaacacacatGAGGTAGCACAAATAAGGAGTCACTGTTATTGGTGAAAAAAAGACCTGTACAGGGTATagtagcatatacactcctggaaattgaaataagaacaccgtgaattcattgtcccaggaaggggaaactatattgacacattcctggggtcagatacatcacatggtcacactgacagaaccacaggcacatggacacaggcaacagagcatgcacaatgtcggcactagtacagtgtatatccacctttcgcagcaatgcaggctgctattctcccatggagacgatcgtagagatgctggatgtagtcctgtggaacggcttgccatgccatttccacctggcgcctcagttggaccagcgttcgtgctggacgtgcagaccgcgtgagacgacgcttcatccagtcccaaacatgctcaatgggggacagatccggagatcttgctggccagggtagttgacttaca comes from Schistocerca piceifrons isolate TAMUIC-IGC-003096 chromosome 8, iqSchPice1.1, whole genome shotgun sequence and encodes:
- the LOC124712188 gene encoding uncharacterized protein LOC124712188, giving the protein MEEATLVLISTFNIGSIVVKMALFVRRRRQYFALVRRVDDLMLLQSEPCSQDPVLGHLLWRSKKAAARLTTAMLLLMVSQYVTWYPMPLIMKGGPRRLPLAQHPWDNNSNYYELSYAVQCMAGAWMTQISFGIDCLFVSIMILVAAQMKILASRVARLKMRGDGFWRKRHAIRSTGDNVYRELYLCIETHQQLLR